A single region of the Papilio machaon chromosome 13, ilPapMach1.1, whole genome shotgun sequence genome encodes:
- the LOC106709228 gene encoding putative inorganic phosphate cotransporter isoform X2, whose protein sequence is MGKLTEAENVPPRGLGMRHLQTFLLFLALCLVYSMRVNISMAIVDMTDTTKEDHFEWSYSIQSMILSSFFWGYVLLMLPSGELAKRFGGKALITISVGVNALVSLILPTAAYYGGWKFVVVCRILQGMSQSFVFPSMHHLVSQWIPLEEKGTLSTIIYAGSQLGVAIQLISSGFIASAWGWKAIFYSNALLGGLWTVAYIFLGAASPEQSKMISQHELTYIQTSLGRTEEQKKHRTPWLKIVTCFPFWAAVVAHCGQNWGFFTLMTEMPTYMAKVLDVNLKKNGMLSSLPYLAMYLLSFPVGFLTDLLIRRRWLSITNTRKLANSIGLWGPALALIGLSYAPEGNMVVSVLMLTVTLGINAGHFTGYMLILVDLAPNFSSSLMAISNFFANITSIIAPLICGVIIQDETDPAEWRKVFFLASGIYFCTNLCFVLFTTSNKQPWNDPEENDSENAAKPVEK, encoded by the exons ATGGGAAAATTAACTGAAGCTGAAAATGTTCCTCCAA GAGGTCTGGGCATGCGTCACTTGCAGACGTTCCTGCTGTTCTTGGCGCTGTGTTTGGTGTACAGCATGCGCGTGAACATCAGTATGGCCATCGTTGACATGACCGACACTACTAAGGAAGAC CACTTCGAGTGGAGCTACAGCATACAGTCGATGATCCTGTCGTCGTTCTTCTGGGGCTACGTGCTGCTCATGCTGCCCTCTGGCGAACTGGCCAAACGCTTTGGCGGCAAGGCGCTCATCACTATCTCCGTTGGTGTGAATGCGCTCGTCTCTCTGATCCTGCCAACTGCCGCTTATTAT GGCGGCTGGAAGTTCGTGGTGGTGTGTCGCATACTGCAGGGCATGTCTCAGTCGTTTGTGTTCCCCTCCATGCACCACCTCGTAAGCCAGTGGATACCACTAGAAGAGAAAGGCACGCTCAGCACTATCATATATGCCG GCAGTCAGCTAGGTGTGGCCATCCAGCTCATCTCGTCCGGGTTCATTGCGTCTGCATGGGGATGGAAGGCGATCTTCTACTCCAACGCGCTGCTGGGCGGTCTGTGGACCGTCGCATATATCTTCCTCGGCGCCGCCTCGCCTGAGCAGTCCAAGATGATCTCACAACATGAACTCACATACATTCAAACGTCTTTAGGACGAACTGAAGAACAAAAG AAACACCGCACTCCGTGGCTGAAGATCGTGACTTGCTTCCCGTTCTGGGCGGCCGTGGTGGCGCACTGCGGACAGAACTGGGGCTTCTTCACGCTCATGACGGAGATGCCCACATACATGGCTAAAGTGCTAGATGTCAACTTGAAAAAG AACGGCATGCTGTCCTCTCTGCCGTACCTGGCCATGTACCTGCTGAGCTTCCCCGTGGGCTTCCTCACCGACTTACTCATCAGGCGCCGCTGGCTCAGCATAACCAACACCAGGAAGTTGGCGAACTCTATAG GTCTTTGGGGTCCGGCTCTCGCATTAATCGGTCTCTCTTACGCGCCTGAAGGCAACATGGTGGTGTCCGTGCTCATGTTGACAGTAACGCTGGGCATCAACGCTGGTCACTTCACAGGCTACATG TTAATTTTGGTAGACTTGGCGCCAAACTTCAGTTCGTCTCTGATGGCCATCTCCAACTTCTTCGCTAACATAACATCTATCATAGCGCCCTTGATTTGCGGTGTCATTATACAGGATGAG ACAGATCCAGCAGAGTGGCGGAAGGTGTTCTTCTTGGCGTCGGGCATCTACTTCTGTACCAATCTGTGTTTCGTTCTGTTCACGACGTCCAACAAACAGCCCTGGAACGACCCCGAGGAAAATGATTCCG AGAACGCAGCAAAACCTGTCGAAAAATAA
- the LOC106709228 gene encoding putative inorganic phosphate cotransporter isoform X1 yields MGKLTEAENVPPRGLGMRHLQTFLLFLALCLVYSMRVNISMAIVDMTDTTKEDHFEWSYSIQSMILSSFFWGYVLLMLPSGELAKRFGGKALITISVGVNALVSLILPTAAYYGGWKFVVVCRILQGMSQSFVFPSMHHLVSQWIPLEEKGTLSTIIYAGSQLGVAIQLISSGFIASAWGWKAIFYSNALLGGLWTVAYIFLGAASPEQSKMISQHELTYIQTSLGRTEEQKKHRTPWLKIVTCFPFWAAVVAHCGQNWGFFTLMTEMPTYMAKVLDVNLKKNGMLSSLPYLAMYLLSFPVGFLTDLLIRRRWLSITNTRKLANSIGLWGPALALIGLSYAPEGNMVVSVLMLTVTLGINAGHFTGYMLILVDLAPNFSSSLMAISNFFANITSIIAPLICGVIIQDETDPAEWRKVFFLASGIYFCTNLCFVLFTTSNKQPWNDPEENDSEENAAKPVEK; encoded by the exons ATGGGAAAATTAACTGAAGCTGAAAATGTTCCTCCAA GAGGTCTGGGCATGCGTCACTTGCAGACGTTCCTGCTGTTCTTGGCGCTGTGTTTGGTGTACAGCATGCGCGTGAACATCAGTATGGCCATCGTTGACATGACCGACACTACTAAGGAAGAC CACTTCGAGTGGAGCTACAGCATACAGTCGATGATCCTGTCGTCGTTCTTCTGGGGCTACGTGCTGCTCATGCTGCCCTCTGGCGAACTGGCCAAACGCTTTGGCGGCAAGGCGCTCATCACTATCTCCGTTGGTGTGAATGCGCTCGTCTCTCTGATCCTGCCAACTGCCGCTTATTAT GGCGGCTGGAAGTTCGTGGTGGTGTGTCGCATACTGCAGGGCATGTCTCAGTCGTTTGTGTTCCCCTCCATGCACCACCTCGTAAGCCAGTGGATACCACTAGAAGAGAAAGGCACGCTCAGCACTATCATATATGCCG GCAGTCAGCTAGGTGTGGCCATCCAGCTCATCTCGTCCGGGTTCATTGCGTCTGCATGGGGATGGAAGGCGATCTTCTACTCCAACGCGCTGCTGGGCGGTCTGTGGACCGTCGCATATATCTTCCTCGGCGCCGCCTCGCCTGAGCAGTCCAAGATGATCTCACAACATGAACTCACATACATTCAAACGTCTTTAGGACGAACTGAAGAACAAAAG AAACACCGCACTCCGTGGCTGAAGATCGTGACTTGCTTCCCGTTCTGGGCGGCCGTGGTGGCGCACTGCGGACAGAACTGGGGCTTCTTCACGCTCATGACGGAGATGCCCACATACATGGCTAAAGTGCTAGATGTCAACTTGAAAAAG AACGGCATGCTGTCCTCTCTGCCGTACCTGGCCATGTACCTGCTGAGCTTCCCCGTGGGCTTCCTCACCGACTTACTCATCAGGCGCCGCTGGCTCAGCATAACCAACACCAGGAAGTTGGCGAACTCTATAG GTCTTTGGGGTCCGGCTCTCGCATTAATCGGTCTCTCTTACGCGCCTGAAGGCAACATGGTGGTGTCCGTGCTCATGTTGACAGTAACGCTGGGCATCAACGCTGGTCACTTCACAGGCTACATG TTAATTTTGGTAGACTTGGCGCCAAACTTCAGTTCGTCTCTGATGGCCATCTCCAACTTCTTCGCTAACATAACATCTATCATAGCGCCCTTGATTTGCGGTGTCATTATACAGGATGAG ACAGATCCAGCAGAGTGGCGGAAGGTGTTCTTCTTGGCGTCGGGCATCTACTTCTGTACCAATCTGTGTTTCGTTCTGTTCACGACGTCCAACAAACAGCCCTGGAACGACCCCGAGGAAAATGATTCCG aAGAGAACGCAGCAAAACCTGTCGAAAAATAA
- the LOC106709229 gene encoding putative inorganic phosphate cotransporter, translated as MGEEKIENIRPNGLGVRHAQTFLLFLAMLFAFCMRVNMSMAIVDMTNDQHPEHFEWSHSVQSMILSSFFWGYIVLQLPAGELARRVGGKVLMTIAVSVNSLLSLLMPTAAKIGGWQLVCACRVLQGLTQGFIYPAMHHLVSQWIPLEENGLLSTIIYAGGQLGIAFQLIISGFIAAAWGWQAIFYTNAVLGLVWTVIYIIFGSSSPEQSKIISKEELKYIQRSLGRVDNQKRQPAPWSQIVRCVPLWAAVVAHCGQNWGFFTLMTEMPTYMAKVLGVQLKSNGVLSSLPYLAMYLLSFPMGAMTDLIIRRGWLSISNTRRLFNTIGLWGPAIALIGLSYVPEGDTLIAVTMLTVSVGINAGQYAGYLLVIIDLAPNFSGSMMGISNFFANVISIIAPLVCGFIIDDETAAAEWRKVFFLASGVYFFTNLFFLIFMTSRRQTWNEHKKETDIEIKPTTR; from the exons ATGGGAGaggaaaaaattgaaaatattcgaCCAA ATGGTCTGGGTGTGCGACACGCGCAGACGTTCCTGCTCTTCCTGGCCATGCTGTTCGCATTCTGCATGCGCGTTAACATGAGCATGGCCATCGTTGACATGACCAACGACCAGCACCCGGAG CACTTCGAGTGGTCGCACAGCGTGCAGTCCATGATCCTGTCGTCATTCTTCTGGGGCTACATCGTGCTGCAGCTGCCTGCGGGCGAGTTGGCCCGGCGCGTCGGCGGGAAGGTCCTCATGACTATCGCGGTGTCTGTTAACTCTCTTCTATCTCTGCTCATGCCTACAGCTGCTAAAATC GGCGGTTGGCAGCTTGTGTGCGCATGCCGCGTGCTGCAGGGCCTCACTCAGGGCTTCATCTACCCCGCAATGCACCACCTCGTCAGTCAGTGGATCCCCCTGGAGGAGAACGGACTTCTCAGCACTATTATCTATGCAG GTGGTCAGCTCGGAATAGCGTTTCAGTTGATAATATCAGGCTTCATAGCGGCGGCGTGGGGATGGCAGGCGATATTCTACACGAACGCAGTGCTCGGACTCGTATGGACagtgatttatataatatttggaTCTTCGTCGCCGGAACAATCGAAAATTATTTCGaaagaagaattaaaatacatacaaagatCATTGGGACGAGTCGACAACCAAAAG CGTCAACCGGCGCCATGGTCACAGATAGTGAGGTGCGTGCCGCTGTGGGCGGCCGTGGTGGCGCACTGCGGACAGAACTGGGGCTTCTTCACGCTCATGACGGAGATGCCCACATACATGGCCAAAGTGTTGGGAGTGCAGTTGAAGAGC AACGGCGTGCTGTCGTCGCTGCCGTACCTGGCGATGTACTTGCTGAGCTTCCCCATGGGCGCCATGACCGACCTCATCATCCGGCGCGGCTGGCTCAGCATCAGCAACACCAGGAGACTATTCAATACTATCG GTCTGTGGGGTCCGGCCATAGCGCTCATCGGCCTGAGTTACGTACCCGAGGGTGACACATTGATCGCTGTCACAATGTTAACTGTCAGTGTCGGGATAAACGCAGGACAATATGCCGGGTATTTG CTCGTGATAATAGACTTGGCGCCGAACTTCAGCGGCTCCATGATGGGAATATCCAACTTCTTCGCCAACGTCATCTCCATCATCGCGCCCCTCGTCTGCGGATTTATCATCGATGATGAG ACGGCGGCTGCGGAATGGCGGAAGGTGTTCTTCCTCGCCTCGGGAGTGTATTTCTTCAccaatcttttctttttaatatttatgacttCGAGAAGGCAGACTTGGAACGAACATAAGAAAGAAACCGATATCG AAATAAAACCGACGACTCGCTGA